The stretch of DNA TAGCGGCATCAGGATGAAAGTGAGAAAGGCCGGGGCGGCATCGGCGAAATTGTAGAAGTCGATCTGGCTGATGCCGCGCATCATGAACACGCCGACGATGATCAGGGCCGGGGCGGTGGCGAACCCGGGAACGACGCCGATCAGCGGGGTGAAGAGAACGGCCAGTAAAAAGAAGGCCGCCGTGAAAACGCTGGTCAGGCCGGTCCGGCCGCCATCGGCGACACCGCTGGCCGACTCGATATAGGTCGTGGTTGTGCTGGTACCGAGCAGGGCGCCACCGACCGTGGCAACCGCGTCGGCAGTCAGCATCCGCGGCAGTTTCTCGATCTCGCCTTTTTCGTCGGCCATACCGGCCTCCCGACAGACAGCCAGCATGGTGCCGAGTGAGTCGAACAGGTCAACGAACATGAAGGAGAAGATGGCCGAGAGGAGCGCCAGACTCAGTGCGCTACCGATATCGAGCTGAAAGGCGATCGGTGCCGGTGAGGGGGGTACGGCAATGATTGCATCCGGCATCGGTACCAGTTGGAAGATGATGCCGGCAACGGTGGTGGCGATGATCGAAAGCAGAATCGCTCCCTTGACCTTGCGGATTTCAAGAATGATCGCCAGCAGCAGGCCGCCGAGGCCGAGCAGGGCCTGCGGTGTGAACGTTCCGAGGCCGACGATAACGGCATCGTTCTGGACGATAATGCCGAGATTCTTGAGACCGATAAAAGCGATGAACAGACCGATCCCGACCGCCGCCGAAACGCGGAGCGACTGTGGGATTGCCTTGACAATCTTTTCACGGACTCCGACCCAGGTCAGGATCAGGAAGAAGATGCCGGAGAGGAAGACGACGCCGAGGGCGGTCTGCCAGGCAATCCCCTGGTCGAGGACGAGCGAATAGGTGAAAAATGCATTCAGGCCCATACCGGGCGCCATCATCAGCGGTGCGTTGGCCCATAATGCGATCAACAGGGTGGCGCCGGCCGCGACCAGGCAGGTGATCGTGGTCAGGGCGCCCTTGTCCATGCCGGTGGCCGCGAGAATACCGGGATGAACAAAGATGATGTAGGCGGCGGTCAGAAAGGTGGTCAGACCGGCAATCGCCTCGGTCCGGACGGTGGTGCCGTGTGCTTTCAGTTTGAACAAGTTCTCCAGCATATACCCTCTCCTCGGTTCATGGTGTTTTATTTTGAGTGGTATAGCATATTTTACGAGGATGGAAAAGAAGGGGCGACATGGAGAGGGCAGGTTTCAGGTCTTTAGGTACCAGAAATCAGGAGTCAGGTCTGGATCTATTGGTTTATCCGAAGCCCCGAAGCCTCACATCCGATAGTGCACAAGCGAAAGGGCGGGGACAGTCCACGGAGGAACAGTCCCCGCTTTTTGCTCTTGCTTTTTCTGGTTACTGATCACTGCCAACTGAATACTGATTTATTGCGTCTTAAACAGCGTCAGAAGCATCTTGAACCGTTTGTTGGCCTGAACCTTGTGCGCGATGCCGCCCGGCATCAGCATGATCTCTCCTGCCTTGACAATTTTCGGCTCGCCGCCGATCGCGATTTCGGCTTCACCGTCGAGAATATAGACAAAGGCGTTGAAGGGGACGGTGTGCTCGGAGAGACCCTGGCCGGCGTCGAAGCTGAACACGGTCAGGGTGCCGATCTCCTCCTGCAGCAGGGTGCGGCTGACGACGGCGCCGTCCTGGTAGTCAACCATGGCGGCCAGTTCGGTTGGGGTTGCGCCTTCAATTCCGGGAGTCAGTTTTTCGCGTGTCATATCGTTTCTCCTTTTTGTTTATTGATTTATCAAAAGGATAACGGTTTCGACGCCGGAGGTAATTGACCCGCATCAAGAAAGCGGTTGTTATTCGATTATCGAATCTGATCAAAAAAGATGGTGATATGCTGCTTCAGGGCAAGGCTGCTGGCGTTATTGACTGCATGGAAGAGGGCGTTTTTCGCTTCGACCAGGTCGTTACGCCGAAAATGGGCCAGCGAGGCATGGTAGTAGATCCGGGCCTGGTGGTCGTAGTCGGGCGCTGATTTGAGCGCCTCGCTGAACAGGAAGAGGGCGTCGTCCGGTTGACCCGACTGCAGGAGAATCATCCCCTCGAGATCAGCCCGCTGTGACGGGTCGGCCAGTTGGTCAAGATGGGCGCGTGCCCTGTTGAGTTTGTTTTTATCCCGGCATTGAACCAGGCCGAGCCGGTAGTGGATTCTCTCACGCTGTTCGTGCCCGGGCGGCAATCGGTCGAGGCCGAGTTCATAGACGCGCTCCGCCTCGGCGAAATCCTGCAAAAACTCAAAAACTTCGGCCTGCTGCAGGTAAAGGTTGCCTTCCATGGGATTATAACGGATCGCTTCTGCAAACTTCCGGACCGCGGTCGCGTAATTCCCGATCGACACACTTCTCAGTGCTTCTTCGTGCAGGGTCGCCGATCGTTTCGGATCGGGCGGCGGCAGGGTGGCGCAGGCGTTGAGCAGGAGCACCGCGAGGAGAATTATTCTGATTGAAGGCTGAATCATCTTCGTCTATTGAATGGAAAAGGCCGAGCGAGTCGGCCTTTGTCTGTTATCCCAATTTTATTCCGGCGATCCGGAAAAGCGCCTCGCGGTACTTTTCCGAGGTTTTAGCGATGATATCGTCCGGCAGCGGCGGCGGCGGTGCGACCTTGCCCCAGTCCAGGGTTTCGAGGTAGTCGCGGACAAACTGCTTGTCGAAGCTCATCTGCGGCCCGCCCGGCTGATATTGATCCTTCGGCCAGAAACGCGAGGAATCAGGTGACAGGGCTTCATCGATCCAGATCAGTTCGCCATCCATGAGGCCGAACTCGAACTTGGTATCAGCGATAATGATCCCTTTTTCATCGGCAATCGAACGGGCCCGTTCGTAAATCGCAATCGATGTGTCGCGGACTTTTTCGGCCATCTCGCGCCCAATCAGCTTGATCGTCTCATCGAAGGAGATGTTTTCGTCATGCTCACCGAGTTCGGCCTTGGTCGACGGAGTGAAGATGGTCTCCGGCAGAATTTCGCTCTCCTGCAGACCCTTTGGCAGCGGGATGCCGCAGATAGTGCCTGTCTTCTGGTAATCCTTCCAACCGGAGCCGGAGATGTAACCCCGGACAATGCATTCGACCGGTAGCGGCTCGGCTTTCCTGA from Desulfuromonas sp. encodes:
- a CDS encoding cupin domain-containing protein; protein product: MTREKLTPGIEGATPTELAAMVDYQDGAVVSRTLLQEEIGTLTVFSFDAGQGLSEHTVPFNAFVYILDGEAEIAIGGEPKIVKAGEIMLMPGGIAHKVQANKRFKMLLTLFKTQ
- a CDS encoding phosphoribosylaminoimidazolesuccinocarboxamide synthase: MIPVVMQTEFADLKLVNRGKVREIYDLGEHLLMVTSDRISAFDVIMDQGIPYKGQVLNTFSKFWFDQMVDIIPNHIVSTEVDDFPAETHQYRALLEGRSMLVRKAEPLPVECIVRGYISGSGWKDYQKTGTICGIPLPKGLQESEILPETIFTPSTKAELGEHDENISFDETIKLIGREMAEKVRDTSIAIYERARSIADEKGIIIADTKFEFGLMDGELIWIDEALSPDSSRFWPKDQYQPGGPQMSFDKQFVRDYLETLDWGKVAPPPPLPDDIIAKTSEKYREALFRIAGIKLG
- a CDS encoding guanine permease — encoded protein: MLENLFKLKAHGTTVRTEAIAGLTTFLTAAYIIFVHPGILAATGMDKGALTTITCLVAAGATLLIALWANAPLMMAPGMGLNAFFTYSLVLDQGIAWQTALGVVFLSGIFFLILTWVGVREKIVKAIPQSLRVSAAVGIGLFIAFIGLKNLGIIVQNDAVIVGLGTFTPQALLGLGGLLLAIILEIRKVKGAILLSIIATTVAGIIFQLVPMPDAIIAVPPSPAPIAFQLDIGSALSLALLSAIFSFMFVDLFDSLGTMLAVCREAGMADEKGEIEKLPRMLTADAVATVGGALLGTSTTTTYIESASGVADGGRTGLTSVFTAAFFLLAVLFTPLIGVVPGFATAPALIIVGVFMMRGISQIDFYNFADAAPAFLTFILMPLTFSIANGLAFGFVSYVLIRLFIGRIKECDPFLIGAAILSAISLAEPYLSKLF